A single window of Populus nigra chromosome 17, ddPopNigr1.1, whole genome shotgun sequence DNA harbors:
- the LOC133677573 gene encoding uncharacterized protein LOC133677573 gives MEVAEEHTLHHFSHQHPLGRPIAPSTGNMTCDGCSLRILPGKDYYKCKTCSFFLHRVCSNMPRKTRHPAHPDHYLSLLVSPPLDNSNFKCEACGDQITGFCYNVTESNIYYHILCSVLPISVITYSHPHALKIEFSPPYDFSCDLCKNPSSKGWLYRCSFCEFDTHIACAISNKKAEPVPLLDTLTRQIMEADRKIDYGSQSNELMQLIVLGVERDIERNDQEVVSTAVAGWDERLHSPKEQHSVKIKGIERFGLIHLEPYSPNIPPSPEDRSRHQDPSTQISEDMTVASYQFSEMCFSIDLLKSYPSADHHPYSTNMDASSQYIKDVPRVEAKIKSDNVAMPQGVQKHRYPNMPVTNPLYRGPNNWYNEAFLGQTGEKIIATGYESRAGIKDQSPKSNMASAMKLYAKGKVGYLIGTKAQPALKDLTFKNRTRP, from the exons ATGGAAGTTGCAGAGGAACATACCCTTCACCATTTTAGTCATCAACATCCTTTGGGGCGTCCCATAGCCCCTTCCACTGGAAACATGACCTGTGATGGATGCAGCCTCCGAATATTGCCTGGAAAGGACTACTATAAGTGCAAAACCTGCTCGTTTTTTCTTCACCGCGTATGTTCCAATATGCCAAGAAAAACCCGACACCCTGCACATCCAGATCACTATCTATCCCTTTTGGTTTCACCTCCATTGGACAATAGCAACTTCAAGTGTGAGGCTTGTGGAGATCAGATCACTGGTTTCTGCTACAATGTTACCGAGTCTAACATTTACTATCATATCTTATGCTCAGTACTGCCTATCTCGGTTATCACCTATTCCCATCCTCACGCTCTCAAAATAGAATTTTCACCTCCATATGACTTCAGTTGCGATCTATGCAAGAATCCAAGTTCCAAGGGTTGGTTATATAGATGTAGCTTTTGCGAGTTTGATACGCATATTGCTTGTGCCATTTCCAATAAAAAAGCAGAACCTGTGCCGCTGCTTGATACTTTAACAAGGCAGATCATGGAGGCCGACCGAAAGATAGATTATGGAAGCCAGAGCAATGAACTAATGCAGCTAATTGTACTGGGAGTTGAAAGGGACATTGAAAGGAATGACCAAGAAGTTGTCAGCACTGCAGTGGCTGGATGGGATGAGAGATTGCACAGCCCCAAAGAGCAACATAGCGTAAAAATCAAAGGGATTGAACGATTTGGTTTGATTCATTTAGAACCATACTCGCCTAACATTCCTCCAAGTCCAGAAGACCGATCTCGACATCAGGATCCATCAACCCAAATTTCTGAAGACATGACAGTCGCAAGTTATCAATTCAGTGAGATGTGTTTTTCGATAGATTTGCTCAAGTCTTATCCTAGTGCTGATCACCACCCATATTCTACAAATATGGATGCCAGTTCTCAATATATAAAAGATGTTCCTAGAGTTGAAGCAAAGATCAAGTCAGACAATGTGGCAATGCCACAAGGAGTCCAAAAACACCGTTATCCTAACATGCCAGTGACTAATCCCCTTTATAGAGGTCCGAATAACTGGTATAATGAGGCATTCTTAGGTCAAACTGGGGAAAAGATAATAGCTACTGGATACGAGAGCAGGGCAGGCATTAAAGATCAGAGTCCTAAATCAAATATG GCTTCAGCCATGAAATTATATGCCAAGGGAAAGGTCGGTTATCTCATTGGAACAAAGGCACAACCAGCACTCAAAGATCTTACATTCAAGAACAGAACTAGGCCATGA
- the LOC133676782 gene encoding DNA repair protein recA homolog 2, mitochondrial-like isoform X4: MLSLQRFFNSRRAPVISTGSLKLDLALGIGGLPKGRMVEIYGKEASGKTTLALHIIKEAQKLGGYCAYLDVENAMDPLLPESMGINTENLLISHPDCAENLLSVVDTLTKSGSVDVIVVDSAFFLQVAALVPQREIDTVVGGTFEDIQSQLMTQALRKINYSLCQSQTLIIFLNLVRKSLKSGCAEEVTCGGNALKFYSAVRLRMIRTRLLKTEDRITGLGVCAQVVKNKLAPAMTKAELEIQFGRGFCSESEVLELACEHSLIKKEGSSYVIGRKLFRNERVAEQYLMENEGVHDQIVAKLREKLFQRRMEL; encoded by the exons ATGCTGTCATTGCAGCGGTTTTTCAACTCACGAAGGGCTCCTGTAATATCAACAGGCTCGTTGAAGCTTGATCTTGCACTTGGCATTGGTGGATTACCGAAG GGAAGAATGGTTGAAATCTATGGGAAAGAAGCTTCTGGCAAGACAACTCTTGCACTTCATATTATCAAGGAAGCTCAAAAACTTGGAG GATATTGTGCATATCTTGATGTAGAGAATGCAATGGACCCTTTACTTCCTGAATCAATGGGCATAAACACAGAAAATCTTCTTATTTCACATCCAGATTGTGCTGAAAATTTGCTCAGTGTAGTCGATACTCTGACTAAAAGTGGTTCTGTAGATGTTATCGTGGTGGATAGT GCCTTTTTTTTACAGGTTGCTGCACTTGTCCCCCAACGTGAGATTGATACTGTGGTAGGAGGCACCTTTGAAGATATACAATCACAATTAATGACCCAAGCACTACGAAAGATCAATTATTCATTATGCCAATCACAAACtctcattatttttcttaatctg GttagaaaaagtttaaaatcagGGTGTGCAGAAGAGGTCACTTGTGGCGGAAATGCCTTGAAATTCTATTCAGCTGTGCGTTTGAGAATGATCAGAACAAGACTGCTCAAGACTGAGGACAGG ATAACCGGTCTTGGGGTGTGTGCACAAgtggtgaaaaataaattggctCCTGCTATGACGAAAGCTGAACTTGAGATACAGTTTGGTAGAGGCTTTTGCTCTGAATCTGAGGTCTTAGAATTAGCTTGCGAGCACAGTCTCATCAAGAAAGAAGGAAGCAGCTATGTAATTGGCAGAAAGTTATTTCGCAATGAACGTGTAGCTGAACAGTACTTAATGGAAAATGAAGGGGTTCATGATCAAATAGTTGCAAAATTAAGGGAAAAATTATTTCAGAGGAGGATGGAACTGTGA
- the LOC133676684 gene encoding uncharacterized protein LOC133676684: protein MEVEHFSHPVHPLILINQVLEYSGELVICSGCDEPIWGPCYSCTSCYFFLHKTCAELPREIKRHIHFKHPLHLLAKPPSHYILGCICDLCKKTCESFVYHCSVCKFDLHIKCAFQQCFFEVDSQAHQFAHIDHSLISNEEQEFHVEGVMCSGCDEPISGPSYRCTSCNFFLHKKCTELPQEIKRCLHPQHPLHLLAKPPAHHTGKWMCDLCNKTCKSFVYRCSFCNFYLDIKCALPPCLSEVEGQEHQFICLPKSLPLKIVSFTCNACGTDGDDSPFVCTMCQLIVHKTCISFPRSIKLRIHQHPRIIHTYHLQQCNSRNKYCGICRDGVDTNYGVYYCQDCDFVAHVNCGIQYRLSNTESDGDERSITMNDEFKESSFDIVREIKHGDERIIAEIKHFSHQHNLILIDEFNNDPKCDGCMLPIFTPFYSCTECNFFLDKACIRLPRKKYWQYDRHPLILILNTWEEDPFQCAICEQYCHGFSYNCDRCHRFLDVRCFKSTKDSIEHGGHEHPLYLAVESENRHCSGCGVSGESQTFRCVVCDFNLGFKCATLPDKARHRYDEHPLFLTYIDPNDYQYVCQICEKERDPKLWFYRCEECDFDAHRECVLGKNPFIKLGGSYTDDTHPHPLTLVEKTDDYPACHTCGEPCDDLALECTHYKCNFIIHYKREKRAML, encoded by the coding sequence ATGGAGGTTGAACATTTTAGCCACCCAGTTCATCCATTGatcttgattaatcaagtgCTAGAATATAGTGGCGAACTAGTTATTTGCTCTGGATGCGACGAACCAATCTGGGGTCCTTGCTACAGTTGCACCTCCTGCTACTTCTTTCTTCATAAGACATGTGCCGAGCTGCCCCGTGAGATCAAGCGGCACATTCATTTTAAACACCCTCTTCATCTATTGGCAAAGCCACCGTCACATTATATCTTGGGATGCATTTGTGATTTGTGCAAAAAAACTTGCGAGAGTTTCGTTTACCATTGTTCTGTCtgcaaatttgatcttcatatcAAATGTGCTTTTCAACAGTGTTTTTTTGAAGTTGATAGTCAGGCACATCAATTTGCCCACATAGATCATTCATTGATTTCGAATGAAGAGCAAGAATTTCATGTTGAAGGAGTTATGTGCTCTGGGTGCGATGAACCAATATCGGGTCCTAGTTATCGATGCACTTCTTGCAACTTCTTTCTTCACAAAAAGTGTACTGAGCTACCCCAGGAGATCAAGCGGTGCTTGCACCCTCAACACCCTCTTCATCTATTAGCAAAACCACCAGCTCATCATACCGGGAAATGGATGTGTGATTTGTGCAACAAAACCTGCAAGAGTTTTGTTTACCGTTGTTCTTTCTGTAATTTTTACCTTGATATCAAATGTGCTCTTCCACCGTGCCTTTCGGAAGTTGAAGGTCAGGAACATCAATTCATTTGTCTACCAAAGTCGCTTCCGTTGAAGATCGTCTCTTTCACATGCAATGCCTGTGGCACTGATGGAGATGACTCCCCTTTCGTGTGCACCATGTGTCAGCTCATAGTCCACAAAACTTGCATTTCGTTTCCTCGCTCCATTAAATTGCGTATTCACCAGCATCCTCGAATAATCCACACCTATCACCTTCAACAATGTAACTCTAGAAACAAGTATTGTGGAATTTGTCGTGATGGAGTTGACACAAATTATGGAGTTTATTATTGCCAAGATTGCGACTTTGTTGCACATGTGAATTGTGGTATACAATATCGTCTATCTAATACAGAGAGTGATGGAGATGAAAGAAGTATAACTATGAATGATGAATTCAAGGAATCTAGCTTTGATATTGTCCGTGAGATCAAGCATGGAGACGAAAGAATAATTGCAGAGATCAAACATTTCAGTCATCAACATAACCTAATCCTCATTGACGAGTTTAACAATGATCCAAAGTGTGACGGGTGCATGTTACCAATTTTTACTCCATTTTATAGTTGCACTGAGTGTAATTTCTTTCTAGACAAAGCCTGCATACGATTGCCTAGGAAAAAATATTGGCAGTATGACAGACACCCTCTGATACTCATCTTGAACACATGGGAGGAAGATCCATTCCAGTGTGCTATTTGTGAGCAATATTGTCATGGATTCAGCTACAACTGCGATAGATGTCATCGCTTCCTCGACGTGCGATGCTTCAAATCAACAAAAGATTCCATTGAACATGGTGGTCATGAGCATCCCCTTTATCTTGCCGTGGAGAGCGAGAATCGTCATTGCAGTGGCTGTGGTGTTAGTGGAGAGTCTCAAACATTCAGGTGCGTTGTTTGTGACTTCAACCTGGGTTTTAAATGTGCTACTCTGCCTGATAAAGCGAGACACAGGTATGATGAACATCCTCTCTTCCTCACCTATATTGATCCAAATGACTACCAATATGTCtgtcaaatttgtgaaaaagaaagagaccCAAAGCTCTGGTTCTACCGTTGTGAAGAATGTGACTTTGATGCTCATCGAGAATGCGTTCTTGGGAAAAATCCATTTATCAAGCTAGGGGGCAGTTACACAGACGACACCCACCCTCACCCTCTCACTTTGGTTGAAAAAACAGACGATTACCCTGCATGCCATACTTGTGGCGAACCTTGCGATGACTTGGCCCTTGAATGTACTCATTATAAGTGTAATTTTATCATCCATTATAAACGGGAAAAGAGGGCAATGCTTTAA
- the LOC133676782 gene encoding DNA repair protein recA homolog 2, mitochondrial-like isoform X3, translating into MVLSIQSHRFNSFARFRLSSLLPSLYQNGRNATTFTGRNDHSLSSVVSDFEPDELHDDGEAKQKDNALRLALTQLAGEFGRESMLSLQRFFNSRRAPVISTGSLKLDLALGIGGLPKGRMVEIYGKEASGKTTLALHIIKEAQKLGGYCAYLDVENAMDPLLPESMGINTENLLISHPDCAENLLSVVDTLTKSGSVDVIVVDSVAALVPQREIDTVVGGTFEDIQSQLMTQALRKINYSLCQSQTLIIFLNLVRKSLKSGCAEEVTCGGNALKFYSAVRLRMIRTRLLKTEDRITGLGVCAQVVKNKLAPAMTKAELEIQFGRGFCSESEVLELACEHSLIKKEGSSYVIGRKLFRNERVAEQYLMENEGVHDQIVAKLREKLFQRRMEL; encoded by the exons ATGGTACTTTCAATTCAATCACATCGTTTCAATTCCTTCGCAAGATTTCGACTTTCCTCTCTCCTCCCTTCTCTATATCAG AATGGAAGAAATGCAACCACTTTTACTGGAAGGAATGATCATAGTCTTTCTTCTGTAG TTTCAGATTTTGAACCTGATGAACTCCATGATGATGGTGAAGCAAAACAGAAAGATAATGCACTTCGTTTGGCTCTCACACAGCTAGCTGGTGAATTTGGTAGAGAGTCTATGCTGTCATTGCAGCGGTTTTTCAACTCACGAAGGGCTCCTGTAATATCAACAGGCTCGTTGAAGCTTGATCTTGCACTTGGCATTGGTGGATTACCGAAG GGAAGAATGGTTGAAATCTATGGGAAAGAAGCTTCTGGCAAGACAACTCTTGCACTTCATATTATCAAGGAAGCTCAAAAACTTGGAG GATATTGTGCATATCTTGATGTAGAGAATGCAATGGACCCTTTACTTCCTGAATCAATGGGCATAAACACAGAAAATCTTCTTATTTCACATCCAGATTGTGCTGAAAATTTGCTCAGTGTAGTCGATACTCTGACTAAAAGTGGTTCTGTAGATGTTATCGTGGTGGATAGT GTTGCTGCACTTGTCCCCCAACGTGAGATTGATACTGTGGTAGGAGGCACCTTTGAAGATATACAATCACAATTAATGACCCAAGCACTACGAAAGATCAATTATTCATTATGCCAATCACAAACtctcattatttttcttaatctg GttagaaaaagtttaaaatcagGGTGTGCAGAAGAGGTCACTTGTGGCGGAAATGCCTTGAAATTCTATTCAGCTGTGCGTTTGAGAATGATCAGAACAAGACTGCTCAAGACTGAGGACAGG ATAACCGGTCTTGGGGTGTGTGCACAAgtggtgaaaaataaattggctCCTGCTATGACGAAAGCTGAACTTGAGATACAGTTTGGTAGAGGCTTTTGCTCTGAATCTGAGGTCTTAGAATTAGCTTGCGAGCACAGTCTCATCAAGAAAGAAGGAAGCAGCTATGTAATTGGCAGAAAGTTATTTCGCAATGAACGTGTAGCTGAACAGTACTTAATGGAAAATGAAGGGGTTCATGATCAAATAGTTGCAAAATTAAGGGAAAAATTATTTCAGAGGAGGATGGAACTGTGA
- the LOC133676782 gene encoding DNA repair protein recA homolog 2, mitochondrial-like isoform X1, which yields MVLSIQSHRFNSFARFRLSSLLPSLYQNGRNATTFTGRNDHSLSSVVSDFEPDELHDDGEAKQKDNALRLALTQLAGEFGRESMLSLQRFFNSRRAPVISTGSLKLDLALGIGGLPKGRMVEIYGKEASGKTTLALHIIKEAQKLGGYCAYLDVENAMDPLLPESMGINTENLLISHPDCAENLLSVVDTLTKSGSVDVIVVDSAFFLQVAALVPQREIDTVVGGTFEDIQSQLMTQALRKINYSLCQSQTLIIFLNLVRKSLKSGCAEEVTCGGNALKFYSAVRLRMIRTRLLKTEDRITGLGVCAQVVKNKLAPAMTKAELEIQFGRGFCSESEVLELACEHSLIKKEGSSYVIGRKLFRNERVAEQYLMENEGVHDQIVAKLREKLFQRRMEL from the exons ATGGTACTTTCAATTCAATCACATCGTTTCAATTCCTTCGCAAGATTTCGACTTTCCTCTCTCCTCCCTTCTCTATATCAG AATGGAAGAAATGCAACCACTTTTACTGGAAGGAATGATCATAGTCTTTCTTCTGTAG TTTCAGATTTTGAACCTGATGAACTCCATGATGATGGTGAAGCAAAACAGAAAGATAATGCACTTCGTTTGGCTCTCACACAGCTAGCTGGTGAATTTGGTAGAGAGTCTATGCTGTCATTGCAGCGGTTTTTCAACTCACGAAGGGCTCCTGTAATATCAACAGGCTCGTTGAAGCTTGATCTTGCACTTGGCATTGGTGGATTACCGAAG GGAAGAATGGTTGAAATCTATGGGAAAGAAGCTTCTGGCAAGACAACTCTTGCACTTCATATTATCAAGGAAGCTCAAAAACTTGGAG GATATTGTGCATATCTTGATGTAGAGAATGCAATGGACCCTTTACTTCCTGAATCAATGGGCATAAACACAGAAAATCTTCTTATTTCACATCCAGATTGTGCTGAAAATTTGCTCAGTGTAGTCGATACTCTGACTAAAAGTGGTTCTGTAGATGTTATCGTGGTGGATAGT GCCTTTTTTTTACAGGTTGCTGCACTTGTCCCCCAACGTGAGATTGATACTGTGGTAGGAGGCACCTTTGAAGATATACAATCACAATTAATGACCCAAGCACTACGAAAGATCAATTATTCATTATGCCAATCACAAACtctcattatttttcttaatctg GttagaaaaagtttaaaatcagGGTGTGCAGAAGAGGTCACTTGTGGCGGAAATGCCTTGAAATTCTATTCAGCTGTGCGTTTGAGAATGATCAGAACAAGACTGCTCAAGACTGAGGACAGG ATAACCGGTCTTGGGGTGTGTGCACAAgtggtgaaaaataaattggctCCTGCTATGACGAAAGCTGAACTTGAGATACAGTTTGGTAGAGGCTTTTGCTCTGAATCTGAGGTCTTAGAATTAGCTTGCGAGCACAGTCTCATCAAGAAAGAAGGAAGCAGCTATGTAATTGGCAGAAAGTTATTTCGCAATGAACGTGTAGCTGAACAGTACTTAATGGAAAATGAAGGGGTTCATGATCAAATAGTTGCAAAATTAAGGGAAAAATTATTTCAGAGGAGGATGGAACTGTGA
- the LOC133677039 gene encoding uncharacterized protein LOC133677039 isoform X1 produces the protein MRIRKRQVPLPLSSLSPVPLSDPQFQSPVVQLQIHKNPPQNLPQQPHRLACYDSQASDQPNQPIGGGQDCSGTAGAQQEKKIMLEKDERWRDGERSNDTRKGSFMGAEIETMNLTPSSCSRQEVERWGEGEKAYPLKRRGRFERPSDDEEIIMEKGKKMKTKMNKKCVLQKGNNKKEEESNEIVKEGLGGATNNTSVKRKARGGALMEGSRCSRVNGRGWRCCQQTLVGYSLCEHHLGKGRLRSMNSVRSRSMARTAPKKAESKPLSSSSSSEEKKTKRLLSDTKLDGVPADEDGDDTKPLMIAKKKVKLGMVKARSISSLLGLANNGIAVSESSK, from the exons ATGAGGATCAGGAAAAGACAGGTTCCCTTACCTCTATCTTCTCTATCTCCTGTACCTCTCTCAGATCCCCAGTTCCAGTCTCCTGTGGTGCAACTTCAAATACACAAAAACCCACCTCAAAATCTCCCCCAACAACCTCATAGGCTTGCTTGCTATGATTCCCAGGCATCTGATCAACCAAATCAACCGATCGGAGGTGGCCAAGATTGCTCTGGTACTGCTGGGGCACAACAAGAAAAGAAG ATTATGTTGGAGAAAGATGAGAGATGGAGAGATGGAGAGAGGAGTAATGATACCAG GAAAGGAAGTTTCATGGGTGCAGAAATAGAAACTATGAATCTTACACCATCAAGTTGTTCCCGTCAAG AAGTTGAGAGATGGGGTGAGGGAGAGAAAGCATATCCATTAAAGAGAAGAGGAAGGTTCGAAAGACCATCAGATGATGAAGAAATAATAATGGAGAAAGGTAAGAAAATGAAGACAAAGATGAACAAGAAATGCGTGCTGCAGAaaggaaataacaaaaaagaagaagaaagtaatGAAATCGTCAAAGAGGGCCTTGGTGGTGCTACTAATAATACTAGTGTTAAAAGGAAAGCTAGAGGTGGTGCACTTATGGAAGGATCGAGGTGCAGTCGTGTAAATGGGAGAGGATGGAGGTGTTGCCAGCAAACTCTTGTGGGATACTCACTTTGTGAGCATCACTTAGGCAAAGGAAGGCTGAGAAGCATGAATAGCGTTCGAAGCCGATCCATGGCTCGCACTGCACCCAAGAAGGCCGAGTCCAAGCCATTATCGAGCTCGTCCTCAtcggaggaaaaaaaaacgaaacgTTTATTATCAGATACTAAACTTGATGGTGTTCCAGCTGATGAAGATGGAGATGACACGAAGCCTTTAATGATTGCAAAGAAGAAGGTGAAGCTTGGCATGGTCAAAGCTCGATCGATTAGCAGTTTGCTGGGCCTAGCAAATAATGGCATTGCAGTATCAGAGAGTAGCAAGTAG
- the LOC133676782 gene encoding DNA repair protein recA homolog 2, mitochondrial-like isoform X2, which yields MVLSIQSHRFNSFARFRLSSLLPSLYQNGRNATTFTGRNDHSLSSVDFEPDELHDDGEAKQKDNALRLALTQLAGEFGRESMLSLQRFFNSRRAPVISTGSLKLDLALGIGGLPKGRMVEIYGKEASGKTTLALHIIKEAQKLGGYCAYLDVENAMDPLLPESMGINTENLLISHPDCAENLLSVVDTLTKSGSVDVIVVDSAFFLQVAALVPQREIDTVVGGTFEDIQSQLMTQALRKINYSLCQSQTLIIFLNLVRKSLKSGCAEEVTCGGNALKFYSAVRLRMIRTRLLKTEDRITGLGVCAQVVKNKLAPAMTKAELEIQFGRGFCSESEVLELACEHSLIKKEGSSYVIGRKLFRNERVAEQYLMENEGVHDQIVAKLREKLFQRRMEL from the exons ATGGTACTTTCAATTCAATCACATCGTTTCAATTCCTTCGCAAGATTTCGACTTTCCTCTCTCCTCCCTTCTCTATATCAG AATGGAAGAAATGCAACCACTTTTACTGGAAGGAATGATCATAGTCTTTCTTCTGTAG ATTTTGAACCTGATGAACTCCATGATGATGGTGAAGCAAAACAGAAAGATAATGCACTTCGTTTGGCTCTCACACAGCTAGCTGGTGAATTTGGTAGAGAGTCTATGCTGTCATTGCAGCGGTTTTTCAACTCACGAAGGGCTCCTGTAATATCAACAGGCTCGTTGAAGCTTGATCTTGCACTTGGCATTGGTGGATTACCGAAG GGAAGAATGGTTGAAATCTATGGGAAAGAAGCTTCTGGCAAGACAACTCTTGCACTTCATATTATCAAGGAAGCTCAAAAACTTGGAG GATATTGTGCATATCTTGATGTAGAGAATGCAATGGACCCTTTACTTCCTGAATCAATGGGCATAAACACAGAAAATCTTCTTATTTCACATCCAGATTGTGCTGAAAATTTGCTCAGTGTAGTCGATACTCTGACTAAAAGTGGTTCTGTAGATGTTATCGTGGTGGATAGT GCCTTTTTTTTACAGGTTGCTGCACTTGTCCCCCAACGTGAGATTGATACTGTGGTAGGAGGCACCTTTGAAGATATACAATCACAATTAATGACCCAAGCACTACGAAAGATCAATTATTCATTATGCCAATCACAAACtctcattatttttcttaatctg GttagaaaaagtttaaaatcagGGTGTGCAGAAGAGGTCACTTGTGGCGGAAATGCCTTGAAATTCTATTCAGCTGTGCGTTTGAGAATGATCAGAACAAGACTGCTCAAGACTGAGGACAGG ATAACCGGTCTTGGGGTGTGTGCACAAgtggtgaaaaataaattggctCCTGCTATGACGAAAGCTGAACTTGAGATACAGTTTGGTAGAGGCTTTTGCTCTGAATCTGAGGTCTTAGAATTAGCTTGCGAGCACAGTCTCATCAAGAAAGAAGGAAGCAGCTATGTAATTGGCAGAAAGTTATTTCGCAATGAACGTGTAGCTGAACAGTACTTAATGGAAAATGAAGGGGTTCATGATCAAATAGTTGCAAAATTAAGGGAAAAATTATTTCAGAGGAGGATGGAACTGTGA
- the LOC133677039 gene encoding uncharacterized protein LOC133677039 isoform X2, producing the protein MRIRKRQVPLPLSSLSPVPLSDPQFQSPVVQLQIHKNPPQNLPQQPHRLACYDSQASDQPNQPIGGGQDCSGTAGAQQEKKIMLEKDERWRDGERSNDTRKGSFMGAEIETMNLTPSSCSRQVERWGEGEKAYPLKRRGRFERPSDDEEIIMEKGKKMKTKMNKKCVLQKGNNKKEEESNEIVKEGLGGATNNTSVKRKARGGALMEGSRCSRVNGRGWRCCQQTLVGYSLCEHHLGKGRLRSMNSVRSRSMARTAPKKAESKPLSSSSSSEEKKTKRLLSDTKLDGVPADEDGDDTKPLMIAKKKVKLGMVKARSISSLLGLANNGIAVSESSK; encoded by the exons ATGAGGATCAGGAAAAGACAGGTTCCCTTACCTCTATCTTCTCTATCTCCTGTACCTCTCTCAGATCCCCAGTTCCAGTCTCCTGTGGTGCAACTTCAAATACACAAAAACCCACCTCAAAATCTCCCCCAACAACCTCATAGGCTTGCTTGCTATGATTCCCAGGCATCTGATCAACCAAATCAACCGATCGGAGGTGGCCAAGATTGCTCTGGTACTGCTGGGGCACAACAAGAAAAGAAG ATTATGTTGGAGAAAGATGAGAGATGGAGAGATGGAGAGAGGAGTAATGATACCAG GAAAGGAAGTTTCATGGGTGCAGAAATAGAAACTATGAATCTTACACCATCAAGTTGTTCCCGTCAAG TTGAGAGATGGGGTGAGGGAGAGAAAGCATATCCATTAAAGAGAAGAGGAAGGTTCGAAAGACCATCAGATGATGAAGAAATAATAATGGAGAAAGGTAAGAAAATGAAGACAAAGATGAACAAGAAATGCGTGCTGCAGAaaggaaataacaaaaaagaagaagaaagtaatGAAATCGTCAAAGAGGGCCTTGGTGGTGCTACTAATAATACTAGTGTTAAAAGGAAAGCTAGAGGTGGTGCACTTATGGAAGGATCGAGGTGCAGTCGTGTAAATGGGAGAGGATGGAGGTGTTGCCAGCAAACTCTTGTGGGATACTCACTTTGTGAGCATCACTTAGGCAAAGGAAGGCTGAGAAGCATGAATAGCGTTCGAAGCCGATCCATGGCTCGCACTGCACCCAAGAAGGCCGAGTCCAAGCCATTATCGAGCTCGTCCTCAtcggaggaaaaaaaaacgaaacgTTTATTATCAGATACTAAACTTGATGGTGTTCCAGCTGATGAAGATGGAGATGACACGAAGCCTTTAATGATTGCAAAGAAGAAGGTGAAGCTTGGCATGGTCAAAGCTCGATCGATTAGCAGTTTGCTGGGCCTAGCAAATAATGGCATTGCAGTATCAGAGAGTAGCAAGTAG